A stretch of the Nakaseomyces glabratus chromosome L, complete sequence genome encodes the following:
- the CAF4 gene encoding Caf4p (CAGL0L03201g~Ortholog(s) have role in mitochondrial fission, peroxisome fission, regulation of transcription from RNA polymerase II promoter and CCR4-NOT complex, mitochondrion localization), producing the protein MVNIVEKQNRLSLISLSLVSIRYKSWDFLYRILHGSIFDYIIGPRKELLLYFKCVYDSTFFNGKNYFSNLFTDTATSFRLLTFLNEHDLKSIPPLPLDKCQGLDSYSTLYDGYIVQSSHESQGLYDGSGKDGNDYTMKMQIMKNVLEMQINEMDDEIKRIKLRRNVVAKKLDVIISRIVDHKENKSKTDGSTEDEVHIGNTSSVLKQTNHEHTIITSENNTDDKVSLLTLEPDNAQIGNKLQRYFEAMKLKKKSSGFDIEDFENIIGTKGQLGKTLKCHDDYINSLAINAQLGVLSSTANLDNEIKLWDISTTQCLGVLSGHRATVNTTRFIDDTRLLASAGKDASVKVWDVDNIVDKDGNANDNLCLATFDGHKDSVTALATTGNAIVSGSNDKTLRHWDLGSGKCIQSIDLTIALKMVPQSVSKLDITPSFNTPLIGGADCIDNALVTGTKDGIVYLWDLRIGRVVGSLEGHRGPITSLKYMGSELITGSMDKSTRIWDLRMGSVAELLSFEKEVVSVEESQTQLINALEGEPVKIYDRGERQYNSLPDSFNTTTLVVYESLLALGNDHGDITWWSL; encoded by the coding sequence ATGGTAAATATTGTCGAGAAACAAAACAGATTGAGCCTCATTAGTTTATCTCTCGTGAGTATACGTTACAAAAGTTGGGACTTTCTCTATAGAATACTACATGGTTCTATATTCGATTATATAATAGGGCCAAGAAAGGAGCTgctattatattttaagtGCGTCTATGATAGCACATTTTTCAATGGCAAGAACTATTTCAGCAATCTTTTTACGGATACAGCTACATCGTTTAGATTATTGACATTTCTAAATGAGCATGATCTAAAGAGTATACCACCATTACCTCTTGACAAATGTCAAGGATTAGACTCGTATTCGACTCTTTACGATGGTTACATAGTACAATCGTCTCATGAAAGTCAAGGTTTGTATGATGGATCAGGTAAAGATGGAAATGATTACACGATGAAAATGCAGATTATGAAGAACGTATTAGAAATGCAGATTAATGAGATGGATGATGagataaaaagaattaAGCTGCGAAGGAACGTGGTTGCAAAGAAATTAGATGTAATAATAAGTAGAATTGTCGACCATAAAGAGAATAAAAGCAAAACTGATGGTTCTACGGAAGATGAAGTGCATATAGGCAACACATCATCTGTCCTGAAACAAACGAACCATGAGCATACTATCATAACTAGTGAAAACAATACTGATGATAAGGTATCTCTGCTTACTTTAGAACCTGATAACGCACAAATTGGTAATAAGCTTCAGAGATATTTTGAAGCAATGAAactcaaaaagaaatcaagtGGCTTTGATATCGAGGACTTTGAGAATATCATCGGTACAAAAGGCCAATTAGGTAAAACATTAAAGTGCCATGATGATTACATCAATTCTCTTGCTATTAATGCACAACTAGGTGTTCTCTCAAGCACTGCAAATTTGGATAACGAGATTAAGCTTTGGGACATATCAACAACTCAATGTTTAGGAGTATTATCCGGTCATCGAGCTACAGTCAATACAACTAGATTCATTGATGATACTAGATTGTTGGCTAGTGCAGGAAAGGATGCTTCGGTAAAAGTTTGGGATGTAGATAACATTGTAGACAAAGATGGTAATGCAAATGACAATTTATGTCTAGCAACATTCGATGGGCACAAAGATTCTGTAACAGCATTGGCAACTACAGGCAACGCTATAGTTAGTGGATCAAACGACAAGACTTTAAGACATTGGGATCTGGGCTCTGGTAAATGTATTCAATCTATCGATTTGACAATAGCACTAAAAATGGTTCCTCAATCTGTATCAAAACTAGACATAACACCTTCCTTTAACACGCCTTTGATAGGTGGTGCTGATTGTATTGATAATGCCTTAGTGACCGGAACTAAGGATGGGATTGTTTACTTATGGGACTTGAGAATTGGCAGAGTAGTTGGAAGCTTAGAGGGCCATAGAGGTCCTATAACATCCCTAAAATATATGGGGAGTGAATTAATAACTGGCTCTATGGATAAATCAACTAGAATATGGGATCTACGTATGGGATCCGTTGCAGAGTTGCTTTCATTTGAAAAGGAAGTAGTGTCTGTGGAAGAATCCCAAACTCAGTTAATAAATGCTCTAGAAGGCGAACCTGTAAAAATTTATGACAGGGGTGAGAGACAGTACAATAGTTTACCGGACTCTTTTAACACCACTACATTGGTTGTATATGAAAGCTTACTTGCTCTAGGAAATGATCATGGTGATATAACATGGTGGTCATTGTAA
- the DID2 gene encoding Did2p (CAGL0L03179g~Ortholog(s) have role in late endosome to vacuole transport via multivesicular body sorting pathway, protein targeting to vacuole and late endosome localization) — protein sequence MSRNPAAGLENTLFQLKFTSKQLQKQAAKASKEEKQETNKLKKALNENEEIARIYASNAIRKKNERLQLLKLASRVDSVASRVQTAVTMRQVSSSMAQVCKGMDKALQNMNLQQITMIMEKFEQQFEDLDTSVNVYEDMGVASDAVLVDNDKVDELMGKVADENGMELKQSARLENIPDIKQKETVDDEKEDKLAERLRALRG from the coding sequence ATGTCAAGAAACCCAGCCGCTGGATTGGAGAATACGTTATTTCAATTGAAGTTTACCTCAAAGCAGCTGCAGAAGCAGGCTGCGAAGGCTTCCAAGGAAGAGAAGCAAGAAACCaacaaattgaagaaggcACTGAATGAGAATGAAGAGATAGCTAGAATATATGCATCCAATGCCATACGGAAGAAAAACGAAAGGTTACAGCTCCTGAAACTAGCCTCAAGAGTTGATTCAGTTGCATCTAGAGTACAAACTGCCGTTACCATGAGACAAGTCTCGAGTTCTATGGCACAGGTATGTAAAGGTATGGATAAAGCGCTTCAAAACATGAACTTGCAACAAATAACCATGATCATGGAAAAATTCGAACAGCAGTTCGAGGATCTCGATACAAGCGTCAATGTATATGAAGATATGGGTGTTGCATCAGACGCTGTGTTGGTAGACAACGATAAAGTGGATGAGCTCATGGGTAAGGTTGCTGATGAGAACGGCATGGAGTTGAAACAAAGTGCAAGGCTGGAAAATATACCTGATATTAAGCAAAAAGAGactgttgatgatgaaaaggaGGACAAACTGGCCGAAAGATTAAGAGCACTAAGGGGGTAA
- the DAL80 gene encoding Dal80p (CAGL0L03157g~Ortholog(s) have RNA polymerase II transcription factor activity, sequence-specific DNA binding, sequence-specific DNA binding activity) — MIISDKLEDTDTEVSCRSTPTPIPQCKNCLTSHTPLWRRDKDGSMLCNACGLFQKMHGRARPISLKTDQIRHRNRKKKAISVMKIRPEPLLPHGQLISLSSDINCSTTTTIPVSDIPWISKGAPIRNPSPRQRPHHNNLQDEEFVIKLKTRVNELESITRLYKNHITRLEQRCQILESKLYELVYH; from the coding sequence ATGATAATCAGTGATAAACTTGAGGATACGGACACCGAGGTGTCGTGTCGCTCCACACCCACGCCGATACCGCAGTGTAAGAATTGTCTAACTTCGCATACGCCTTTGTGGAGGCGGGACAAAGATGGGTCGATGCTGTGCAATGCGTGTGGGCTGTTTCAGAAGATGCACGGCAGAGCGCGACCCATCAGCCTGAAGACAGACCAGATACGCCATCGCAACCGGAAGAAGAAAGCGATAAGCGTGATGAAGATCAGGCCGGAGCCCTTGCTTCCGCACGGACAGCTGATCTCGCTGTCTAGCGACATCAATTGCAGCACAACGACAACGATACCGGTGTCGGATATACCCTGGATATCGAAGGGCGCCCCGATCAGAAACCCATCACCGAGACAACGACCACATCACAACAACCTGCAGGACGAAGAGTTCGTGATTAAGCTAAAGACCAGAGTTAACGAGCTGGAATCAATTACTCGACTATACAAGAACCATATCACTAGACTCGAACAAAGATGTCAGATCCTGGAGTCCAAGCTGTACGAATTGGTATACCATTGA
- the SPC34 gene encoding Spc34p (CAGL0L03223g~Putative component of the spindle pole complex; gene is upregulated in azole-resistant strain) — protein MGESMNSCLEEINGCLDSITSLYFKPPGIFHNAMIRISKDGKETHTLNDKIKNLIKGCDPKEETTLFQLDPVTKSLRRKDGRQALFDYLDKRDLNMKRNRRLGHKDEKPVIHVPNEFYIREHDEELLRDSQRTKRFKAAGHGNDIDSNNTNNTTTALITELFNDDVGLMATMRKKFKENDEIKNLLMALQKGSVILDEKEGISTNNRRRTLFVEDFSTESILKLLDAVLEMFPTEEYKKAAEQYHDVFQELNEESEKLLAEIQLQKDEIEGRLKIESSKDSTTGVQKLIEKERQKIAELESQLRISN, from the coding sequence ATGGGAGAATCAATGAACAGTTGTTTAGAAGAGATCAATGGATGTCTGGACTCAATTACATCTCTTTACTTTAAACCACCAGGTATATTCCACAATGCCATGATtagaatatcaaaagatGGTAAAGAAACTCATACATTGAATGACAAGATTAAAAATCTCATAAAGGGTTGTGATCCAAAGGAAGAAACCACATTATTCCAACTTGATCCTGTCACGAAATCACTTCGAAGAAAGGATGGTAGGCAGGCACTATTTGATTATTTGGACAAGAGAGATTTGAATATGAAGAGGAATAGACGACTGGGCCATAAAGATGAGAAGCCGGTGATTCATGTCCCCAACGAGTTTTACATCAGAGAGCATGACGAAGAATTATTACGCGATTCACAAAGAACTAAGCGATTCAAAGCTGCAGGGCATGGTAATGATATAGACAGTAATAACACAAATAATACAACGACTGCCCTTATAACAGAATTATTTAATGATGATGTAGGGTTAATGGCTACGATGAGGAAGAAATTTAAggaaaatgatgaaattaaaaatctTTTGATGGCACTACAAAAAGGCAGTGTTATACTAGATGAGAAGGAAGGTATATCTACAAACAACCGGAGAAGGACTTTATTTGTAGAGGACTTTTCAACTGAATCTATTTTGAAGCTACTTGATGCGGTCTTAGAAATGTTTCCAACAGAAGAATATAAGAAAGCTGCTGAACAGTATCATGATGTGTTTCAAGAGCTTAACGAAGAATCAGAAAAACTATTGGCTGAAatacaactacaaaaaGATGAGATTGAGGGCCGTCTAAAGATTGAATCATCAAAGGATAGCACTACTGGTGTACAAAAGTTAATCGAAAAGGAAAGACAAAAGATAGCTGAGCTGGAGTCTCAGCTACGTATTTCTAATTAG